A genome region from Calypte anna isolate BGI_N300 chromosome 4B, bCalAnn1_v1.p, whole genome shotgun sequence includes the following:
- the WDR54 gene encoding WD repeat-containing protein 54 isoform X1: MATAGPEMYRKEKSLPLKSSSAALYNNLSVLSAPGRGLACFSTVHGPSLNLVSVAEDGSGFSQRQLQAKEGGMAVSSPLLTQAAWCVLPSRVLLVLTSQRGIQMYEADGSTMVYWHALDVTEHPPAHSVFARGIAAAGERFICVGTSSGLVLVFDIPPKGTNVTVSEVLDQHRDAITDIAAELGRAPEGAGDLVTADDAGSLCVWSSGEEFALLCKIPALGCSCSSVRLWQGVVAAGYGDGQIRLFEAATGVLHVAISAHARWIYALDLAPQTGKLLSGAEDSFVHVWKLSRNPDKDDIEIQHCHSECVTDTQVCGARFCDPQGNSFAVTGYDLSEIFRYSRAP, translated from the exons ATGGCTACGGCGGGCCCCGA GATGTACCGCAAGGAGAAGAGTCTCCCGCTGAAGAGCAGCAGCGCGGCTCTGTACAACAACCTGAGCGTTCTGAGCGCTCCCGGGCGGGGCTTGGCCTGCTTCAGCACTGTCCATGGCCCCAGCTTGAACCTGGTCAGTGTGGCCGAGGATGGGTCGGGGTTCTCCCAGCGGCAGCTGCAGGCCAAGGAAGGGGGGATGGCGGtcagcagccccctcctcacccag gcTGCCTGGTGTGTGCTGCCCTCCCGGGTCCTGCTGGTGCTGACCTCCCAGAGAGGGATCCAG ATGTACGAGGCTGATGGCTCCACCATGGTTTATTGGCACGCGCTGGACGTCACGGAGCACCCTCCAG CACACTCCGTGTTTGCCCGAGGGATCGCGGCAGCCGGCGAGCGCTTCATCTGCGTGG GGACATCCTCCGGGTTGGTGCTGGTGTTTGACATCCCCCCCAAAGGGACCAACGTGACGGTGAGCGAGGTGCTGGACCAGCACCGCGACGCCATCACCGACATCGCGGCGGAGCTGGGCCGGGCACCG GAGGGGGCTGGTGACCTGGTGACAGCTGATGACGCCGGCAGCCTCTGTGTCTGGAGCAGTGGGGAGGAATTTGCCCTGCTCTGCAaaatcccagccctggg ctgctcctgctcctcagtgaggctgtggcagggggtggtggctgctggcTATGGGGATGGGCAGATCCGGCTCTTCGAGGCGGCCACCGGTGTCCTGCACGTGGCCATCAGCGCCCACGCCCGATGGATCTATGCCCTGGACCTGGCACCACAAACAGGGAAG ctgctctctggtGCCGAGGATTCCTTTGTCCACGTCTGGAAACTCAGCAGGAACCCAGACAAGGACGACATCGAG ATCCAGCACTGCCACTCCGAGTGTGTCACCGACACCCAGGTGTGTGGGGCCCGTTTCTGTGACCCCCAAGGGAATTCCTTTGCTGTCACTGGCTACGACCTGAGCGAGATCTTCCGCTACAGCCGAGCGCCGTGa
- the WDR54 gene encoding WD repeat-containing protein 54 isoform X2 — MYRKEKSLPLKSSSAALYNNLSVLSAPGRGLACFSTVHGPSLNLVSVAEDGSGFSQRQLQAKEGGMAVSSPLLTQAAWCVLPSRVLLVLTSQRGIQMYEADGSTMVYWHALDVTEHPPAHSVFARGIAAAGERFICVGTSSGLVLVFDIPPKGTNVTVSEVLDQHRDAITDIAAELGRAPEGAGDLVTADDAGSLCVWSSGEEFALLCKIPALGCSCSSVRLWQGVVAAGYGDGQIRLFEAATGVLHVAISAHARWIYALDLAPQTGKLLSGAEDSFVHVWKLSRNPDKDDIEIQHCHSECVTDTQVCGARFCDPQGNSFAVTGYDLSEIFRYSRAP, encoded by the exons ATGTACCGCAAGGAGAAGAGTCTCCCGCTGAAGAGCAGCAGCGCGGCTCTGTACAACAACCTGAGCGTTCTGAGCGCTCCCGGGCGGGGCTTGGCCTGCTTCAGCACTGTCCATGGCCCCAGCTTGAACCTGGTCAGTGTGGCCGAGGATGGGTCGGGGTTCTCCCAGCGGCAGCTGCAGGCCAAGGAAGGGGGGATGGCGGtcagcagccccctcctcacccag gcTGCCTGGTGTGTGCTGCCCTCCCGGGTCCTGCTGGTGCTGACCTCCCAGAGAGGGATCCAG ATGTACGAGGCTGATGGCTCCACCATGGTTTATTGGCACGCGCTGGACGTCACGGAGCACCCTCCAG CACACTCCGTGTTTGCCCGAGGGATCGCGGCAGCCGGCGAGCGCTTCATCTGCGTGG GGACATCCTCCGGGTTGGTGCTGGTGTTTGACATCCCCCCCAAAGGGACCAACGTGACGGTGAGCGAGGTGCTGGACCAGCACCGCGACGCCATCACCGACATCGCGGCGGAGCTGGGCCGGGCACCG GAGGGGGCTGGTGACCTGGTGACAGCTGATGACGCCGGCAGCCTCTGTGTCTGGAGCAGTGGGGAGGAATTTGCCCTGCTCTGCAaaatcccagccctggg ctgctcctgctcctcagtgaggctgtggcagggggtggtggctgctggcTATGGGGATGGGCAGATCCGGCTCTTCGAGGCGGCCACCGGTGTCCTGCACGTGGCCATCAGCGCCCACGCCCGATGGATCTATGCCCTGGACCTGGCACCACAAACAGGGAAG ctgctctctggtGCCGAGGATTCCTTTGTCCACGTCTGGAAACTCAGCAGGAACCCAGACAAGGACGACATCGAG ATCCAGCACTGCCACTCCGAGTGTGTCACCGACACCCAGGTGTGTGGGGCCCGTTTCTGTGACCCCCAAGGGAATTCCTTTGCTGTCACTGGCTACGACCTGAGCGAGATCTTCCGCTACAGCCGAGCGCCGTGa
- the LOC115598310 gene encoding rho-related BTB domain-containing protein 2-like → MDLDVDYERPNVETIKCVVVGDNAVGKTRLICARACNATLSQYQLLATHVPTVWAIDQYRVCQEVLERSRDVVDEVSVSLRLWDTFGDHHKDRRFAYGRSDVVVLCFSLANPNSLRHVKTMWYPEIKHFCPRTPIVLVGCQLDLRYADLEAVNRARRPLAKPIKPTDILPPERGHEVAKELGVPYYETSVVAQFGIKDVFDNAIRAALISRRHLQFWKSHLKKMQRPLLQAPFLPPKPPPPVIQVPDPPASRAWGPAALFQTPLCADVLFQLQGGQQVFAHRVYLATSCSKFYDLFTLKEPGGGGKEPAARTRSLEGERGVLAEGAQTPLRTSQSEDALQPAPGAGSDDGGHDLSSWGRGFLSLRWEAVAEPVSGRERRMAVVRMDGRVQAEPFRAVLEYLYTGRLDQARGDLLQVATIAELLEVFDLRMMVANVLNKESFMNQEITKAFHVRRANRIKECLGKGVFADVVFRVDDGAVPAHKPLLVAGCDWMMAMFRGAFRESFADEVSLPGTSCSCLRAVLDFLYTGVFTPTPDLDAMELLILTNRLCLPRLQALTEQYAVDELLRAFVQRVEIDEQVIIYLEMTQLHNARQLAAWCLHYICTNYNRVCRRFPREMKFMSPENRAHFERHRWPPVWYLKEEDLYLRCQKEREREEQLQRKQHPRRRWCFWRPTPPLA, encoded by the exons ATGGACCTGGACGTGGACTACGAGCGCCCCAACGTCGAGACCATCAAGTGCGTGGTGGTGGGCGACAACGCGGTGGGCAAGACGCGGCTGATCTGCGCCCGCGCCTGCAACGCCACCCTCAGCCAGTACCAGCTCCTGGCCACGCACGTCCCCACCGTCTGGGCCATCGACCAGTACCGCGTCTGCCAGGAG GTGCTGGAGCGCTCCCGGGATGTGGTGGACGAGGTCAGCGTCTCCCTGCGCCTCTGGGACACTTTCGGGGACCACCACAAGGACCGGCGCTTTGCCTACGGCAG GTCAGACGTGGTGGTGCTCTGCTTCTCGCTGGCCAACCCCAACTCCCTGCGGCACGTGAAGACCATGTGGTACCCCGAGATCAAGCACTTCTGCCCCCGCACCCCCATCGTGCTGGTGGGCTGCCAGCTCGACCTGCGCTACGCTGACCTGGAGGCCGTCAACCGGGCCCGGCGCCCCTTGGCCAA GCCCATCAAACCCACCGACATCCTGCCCCCCGAGCGGGGCCACGAGGTGGCCAAGGAGCTGGGTGTGCCCTACTATGAGACCAGCGTGGTGGCCCAGTTTGGCATCAAGGACGTCTTCGACAACGCCATCCGTGCCGCCCTCATCTCCCGCAGACACCTCCAGTTCTGGAAGTCCCACCTGAAGAAGATGCAGCGGCCGCTTCTCCAAGCTCCCTTCCTGCCCCCCAAACCACCCCCGCCCGTCATCCAGGTCCCCGACCCCCCTGCCAGCCGTGCCTGGGGTCCCGCCGCCCTCTTCCAGACCCCGCTCTGCGCCGATGTCCTCTTCCAGCTGCagggtggccagcaggtctTCGCCCACCGCGTCTACCTGgccacctcctgctccaagTTCTACGACCTCTTCACGCTGAAGGAACCAGGGGGAGGGGGCAAGGAGCCGGCCGCCCGCACCCGGAGCCTGGAGGGGGAGCGGGGGGTCCTGGCCGAGGGGGCACAGACCCCGCTGCGGACTTCCCAGAGCGAGGACGCCCTGCAGCCGGCGCCGGGGGCCGGCAGTGACGATGGTGGCCACGACCTGTCGTCCTGGGGCCGCGGGTTCCTCAGCCTGCGGTGGGAGGCGGTGGCGGAGCCGGTGTCCGGGCGGGAGAGGCGGATGGCGGTGGTGAGGATGGACGGGCGGGTGCAGGCCGAGCCGTTCCGTGCCGTGCTGGAATATCTCTACACCGGGCGGCTGGACCAGGCCCGTGGTGACCTGCTGCAGGTGGCCACCATCGCCGAGCTGCTGGAGGTCTTCGACCTGCGCATGATGGTGGCCAACGTGCTCAACAAGGAGAGCTTCATGAACCAGGAGATCACCAAGGCGTTCCACGTCCGCCGTGCCAACCGCATCAAGGAGTGCCTGGGGAAGGGGGTCTTCGCAG ACGTGGTTTTCCGGGTGGATGACGGGGCGGTGCCGGCCCACAAGCCGCTGCTGGTGGCTGGCTGTGACTGGATGATGGCCATGTTCCGGGGGGCTTTCCGGGAGAGCTTTGCTGACGAG GTCTCCTTGCCCGgcaccagctgctcctgcctccgCGCCGTCCTCGACTTCCTCTACACCGGGGTCTTCACCCCCACGCCTGACCTGGACGCCATGGAACTCCTCATCCTCACCAACCGCCTCTGCCTGCCCCGCCTGCAGGCGCTGACCG AGCAATACGCGGTGGACGAGCTGCTGCGCGCCTTCGTGCAGCGGGTGGAGATCGATGAGCAGGTCATCATCTACCTGGAGATGACACAG CTGCACAACGCCCGGCAGCTGGCAGCGTGGTGCCTGCACTACATCTGCACCAACTACAACCGCGTCTGCCGCCGCTTCCCCCGGGAGATGAAGTTCATGTCTCCAG AGAACCGGGCGCACTTCGAGCGTCACCGCTGGCCCCCGGTGTGGTACCTGAAGGAGGAGGATCTGTACCTGCGCTGCCAGAAGGAGCGGGAGCGCGAGGAGCAGCTGCAGCGCAAGCAGCACCCCCGGCGCCGCTGGTGCTTCTGGCGCCCCACGCCACCCCTGGCCTGA